TACATAAGGCAAGTTGATCTCAGTTTGCTGAGCAGATGACAATTCAATCTTGGCTTTTTCAGCAGCATCTTTCAAACGCTGTAATGCCAACACATCTTTACTCAAGTCAACGCCTTGTTCTTTCTTGAACTCAGCAATGATCCAGTCAATGATGCGCTGGTCAAAGTCCTCACCACCCAAGAAGGTATCGCCGTTAGTAGAGAGCACTTCAAATTGCTTTTCACCGTCAACGTTAGCGATCTCAATGATCGATACGTCAAATGTACCGCCACCCAAGTCATACACGGCGATCTTACGATCAGCCTTGTCTTGCTTATCCAAGCCAAATGCCAATGCAGCAGCGGTTGGTTCATTAATGATGCGCTTGACATCCAAACCAGCAATACGACCAGCATCTTTGGTTGCTTGACGTTGGCTGTCATTAAAGTAAGCAGGCACAGTAATCACTGCCTCAGTCACTTCCTCACCGAGGTAGTCTTCAGCAGTCTTTTTCATCTTGCGCAAAATTTCAGCGGACACTTGTTGTGGCGCCATTTTTTTATCGCGTGCCTCAACCCAAGCATCACCATTGTCCGCCTGAACAATGGCATAAGGCATCAGGCTAATATCTTTTTGCACTTCTGGATCAGTAAATTTACGGCCCATCAAACGCTTCACTGCGTAGATGGTGTTTTTAGGATTAGTTACTGACTGACGTTTTGCTGGTGCACCAACCAATACTTCGCCATCCTCAACATAAGCGATGATCGATGGAGTTGTGCGAGCACCTTCTGCGTTCTCGACAACTTTAGGCGCATTGTTTTCAACGACTGAAACGCACGAATTAGTGGTTCCTAAGTCGATTCCGATAATCTTTCCCATAATGGCTCCAAAAAATTAAGTTACTTTGTTGTACTTCTGAGTTCATTTGAGCAATTCATCTGAATTGCCGCGAATATTCCAATACCCATCAAATGGGGTCTAAAAAGCAGAATTCAAGAGGTGAAAAAATAAAAAAGGCAGAAATCTGCCTTTTTGATGCTTTTTTGGGGTTTTGACCCCGATTTTGAGCTTACTTTGAGGCGCTTACCGTGACTAAAGCCGGCCTGAGGACCCGATCAGCCACGGTATAGCCACGCTGCAAGACAGAAACCACAGTATTGGCCTCTTGCTCTGATGGCACTGATGCGATCGCTTGATGGTGGTGAGGATCAAATTTATCGCCCACTGCAGGATTAATTTCGGTCATACGGCCTTTTTCAAAGGCAGATAAAAGCTGCTTGAGAGTGATCTCTAGGCCTTCCTTAAATGCCTTGGCATCACTTGCATCAGTACTTAATGCGGCATACAAACTATCAGTGACAGGAACTAGATGCTCTGCAAAACTCTCAATGGCAAATTTATGGGCCTTCGCAATATCTTCCACGGCACGACGACGAATATTTTCACCCTCAGCCTTAGCTCGTAAGAAATTGTCTTGTAAATCAGCCAGCTTCTGATTGAGCTCAGCAATCTCCTGCTCCGGTGATTTAACAGCGGAAGTTTCACTTGCAGCCTCAGCTTGTGGCTCAGCCGCAGTGTTCTCTTGCTCTGGAGAAGGGTTTTGATTTTCTTGTGTCATGGATATGAATTCACTTTTCTGTAATGAGGGCTAATGCACTGCTAGATGGGGACAGTTTATTCAATTTCAAGTCTTACTCTGAGCAAGCTCGGCTCTTTGATTACGGACTGCCAACTCCTCTGGGGACTCAGTACCCAGTGACCACCCCAATAAATGCTGATAGGCAATATCACCCAAAGCCTGAATCCATTTGGCGTTGCTATTTAGGCATGGGATATAGCGGTAGTCCTTCCCGCCGTGCGCCAAGAAATCTTCCCTAGCTTCCATAGCAATTTCTTCAAGCGTCTCAAGGCAATCGGCCGGAAATCCAGGGCAAAAAATATCTAAACGCTGACAACCTTCTTTTGATAATTTTTCAATAGTTGGTGCGGTATAGGGTTTGAGCCATTCGGCTTTACCAAAGCGCGATTGGAAGGTCACAATATATTGACCAGGCTCTAAAGCAAGAGATTCTCCAAGCAGACGCCCTGTCTTTAAACACTCACAATGATAGGGGTCGCCTTTGATTAAATTGCGCTTGGGCAAGCCATGGAAAGATAGCACCAATTTATCGCCTCGCGCAAAATCAGGGCGACCATCTTTGTCCCAACTACTCAAAACTTGCTCGCGCAATGCTGCAATGTAGGCTGGATTATCGTGATAATGTTTTACTAAGCGCAATTCAGGCTGATCGCGCCAAGTGCTCAGCACTCGGAACACCTCATCAAAGCTTGATGCAGTAGTGGTAGCGGAGTACTGGGGATACAAAGGTAACACCAGCAAACGCTCCATGCCCTGTGACTTCAAGCCCTCTAGAACCTCTTGGGTAGATGGCTTGCCGTAACGCATTGCCAAATCCACCAAAACATCATGACCCTCATTGGCAAATTTTTCACCTAACTCTTTGGCTTGCAAGCGGGAGTAATGCATCAACGGCGAACCTAATTGAGGCAACCAAATAGAAGCATATTTTTTTGCAGATGCACTACTACGAATTGGCAAAATGATGCCATTCAAAATACACCACCAAATAATTCTCGGAATTTCCACAACCCGAGGGTCAGAGAGAAACTCTTTCAAATAAGCTCTGACTGCTTTAGGAGTTGGAGCAGAGGGTGTGCCTAAGTTCAATAACAGTACTGCAGTTTTAGTAGCTCTTAAGTGGGGATTTGGATTCACGAAGGTATCTTTGCTAGAAGTATTCATTACGGCTGATTTAAGAGCTTAATGCACCCGAAAGTAACTTAGAAGTAATATCCACGATCGGTATGACTCTGTCATATGCCATACGGGTGGGACCTATGACGCCGAGCGTACCAACGATTTGCCCATCTACACTGTAGGGTGCACTGATCACAGCCAAGTCTTCATATGGCAGCAAATCACTCTCGCCACCAATAAAAATCTGAATACCATCTGCATGACTAGAGACATCAAGCAATTGCATTAAGACAGATTTTTGCTCCAACATATCAAACATCTTACGTAGCTTATCCAGATTGGAGCTAAGATCGCCAACGTTGAGCAAGCGACGCTCTCCAGAAAGCAACATATCGCCACGACTTGCATCATAGTCCACTACGCCTGTTTGCAAGGCTAAAGCCATGAGCCCAGAAATATCTGTTCGCAAATTATCCAAATCGGATTTGAGATGTTGGCGAACTTGCTCAAAACTTCTTCCAGCAAACTGGCTATTGATAAAATTTCCCGCCTCAATCAACTGACTAGGGGTGTAGTCCTGATTGGTTGGCAAAATACGGTTTTGCACATCCCCCTCTGGGGTCACCATGATGAGTAAAATTTTGCCTTCGCCAAGACGCAAGAATTCAATATGCTTAAAGACCTGGGTTCGTTTTGGTGTAATGACAACCCCAGCAAAATGGGTCAAATTCGACAAGATCTGGGCAGCAGAACTAAACACTTTCTGCGGCGAGTCCGGCAAAAGGCCACGTTCGACCTCTTTTGCAGCCACCTCCTCCAAAGGGCGCACCGTCACCATGGTGTCTACAAATAGACGATAGCCTCGAGGGGTTGGGATACGGCCTGCTGAGGTATGGGGACTAGTTACCAAGCCCATATCCTCTAAATCAGCCATCACATTACGAATCGTCGCGGCAGACAGGTCTAAACCTGAAAAACGGGATAGCGTGCGCGAGCCAATAGGCTGCCCCTCCTCGATATAGCGCTCAATGAGGGTTTTTAATAAAGCATGTGAACGTTCATCCATGGTGGAAGGGATTTTATGCATATGGTTTAATCGTTATATGTTAGGCCCATCCCCAAATTCTTCCAAGAAGGCATTTAGCCGGGTGGCGCTCGTCGGTAAATTTCATGCTGACGGCATAGAGGAGCACCTAAAGGACCTAGCGCAACTGGTTTCAGGCTTAGGTTGTGAGGTCTTTATAGAGGCAGATACAGCCTCGCATCTGGGACTAAAAGACTATCCCATTAAAACGGCGCGGGATTTTGCTGGAGCAATTGACCTAGTTGTTGTTTTGGGTGGTGACGGGACCATGCTGGGAATTGCGCGTCAATTGGCCGGTAGCAATGTCCCACTTGTCGGCATCAATATGGGTCGCCTTGGCTACATGACCGACATTCCGATTCAGTCTGTACAAACCACATTACCCAAAATTATTGCTGGCGAATACGAAGCTGATAATCGCACATTACTTGATGCGGTTGTACTTCGCAATGGAAAAGAAATTAATCGCGCCTTAGCTTTAAACGATGTGGTCGTTAATCGCTCTGGTATTTCAGGGATGGTAGAGCTTGCTGTTAATGTCAATGGCTCCTTCATGTACAACCAGCGCTCTGATGGCTTGATTGTCTCAACCCCAACTGGATCAACTGCTTACGCTCTCTCTGCTGGCGGTCCGATTTTGCATCCTCATGTAGCAGGCATATTGCTCGCCCCAATTGCCCCACACTCACTTTCCAATCGACCCATTGTCTTGCCACAAGACAGCGTTACTGTAATTGAGGTCGTTAATGGACTTGAGGTCATTGTCAATTTTGATATGCAATCGCAAACCAACTTGCAAAGCGGTGACAAGATTGAAGTTCGCCAGTCAGATAAAACGATTGCCCTTCTTCACCCAAGCAATCATAGCGACTACAAAACTTTGCGTGAGAAATTGCACTGGAATGAATATCCGTCGACATTTTGATGTCGAGTTCTTGGTTACGCTAAAACATGCTTCAAACCATCTCACTTCGTGATTTTGTCATTGTCGATCAACTCGAGCTCGACTTTGCCGCGGGCTTTACGGTATTAACTGGCGAGACTGGCGCTGGTAAATCCATTCTGTTGGATGCGCTTAGCCTCGTTCTAGGGGAGCGAGCAGATAGCAGTCAAATTCGCGAAGGCAGCAATCGTGCAGAAATCTCAGCGTTGTTTCGCATTGAGCCAGAAATTCTTGAACAATTTTGCCAGTGGCTTGATGAGCAAGGTTTTCCAATTGAGGATGATGGGCAAAGCCTTTTACTCAAACGCACTGTAGAAAGCAACGGCAGAAGTCGCGCTTTTACCAACGGCAGTATTGCAACGTTAGCCCAGCTTCGCGATGCTGGTGATCGATTAGTAGATATTCATGGACAGCATGCACACCAATTGTTATTAAAAGGTGGAGCACAACGTGAATTACTAGATCGCCATGCAGGACTGCTTCCTTTAGCCACAGAAGTTGCACAAGCCTTTAAAACCCTAAATGATTCTCGCCGTCGCCTCCAGCAAGCAGAAAATGCCGGACAAGATATTGAACGCGAGCGTGAGCGACTTGAGTGGCAACTAGAAGAGTTAACTGCTTTATCTCCTATAGAGGGTGAATGGTTGAACATTCAAGCCGAGCATGCGCGTCTGGCCAATGGAGCCAAGCTAATAGGCGGTTGCCAAGAAGCTATTCAGGCGCTGAGTGACGACGATAATTCCTTAGAGTCCAGTCTTTCTAAAGTGAGCGGTAGCATTAGCGCGCTTGCGCAGCATGATCCAGCGCTGGCCAGCATTAGCGAGTCATTGGAGGGCGCCCAAATTCAACTCGATGAAGCAATTCATGGGCTTAATCGCTATCTCCAAAAAATTGATTTAGATCCTGTCCGACTTGAACAAGTTGAGGAGCGGATGCAGTCCCTCCATGCCGCTTCTAGGAAGTATCGTACTGAAGCGGATGAGCTTCCAAAGCTGCTTACCAATACCGCAGAGCGCCTAGAGGCTTTGACTGCCTCCCAAAATATCGATGCTCTACGCGAAAAAGTAAAACAAGAAGAGGCTGCATATCAAAAGCTGGCCAAACAGCTCTCCAGTAAACGCAGCAAAGCTGCAGCTGAGCTCGGTCAACTCGTCACTGATGCCATGCAAAATTTATCCATGGCAGGCGGACGCCTTGAAATTGCTCTCTCACCACTACCAGAGGGTGGCTCGCATGGACTCGAGCAAATTGAATTTTTAGTAGCGGGTCATGCTGGCAGTACGCCACGCTCGCTAGCAAAAGTTGCATCTGGCGGTGAGCTTGCCCGTATCAGCTTAGCGATTAGCGTCATCACCAGTAAAGCTTCATTTACGCCAACATTAATATTTGATGAAGTAGACTCTGGCATTGGCGGAGCAGTTGCTGAAACGGTAGGTAAGTTATTACATCAATTAGGCCAATCCCACCAGATCCTCTGTGTTACTCATTTACCGCAAGTTGCCGCACAGGGAAATCATCACCTTAAAGTCAGTAAGTCACAAAGCGAAACAAAAACAGTGTCGCAAGTTCAACCCCTTGGTCGCAATGAACGCGTTGAAGAGATTGCCAGAATGCTCGGGGGTACTACCATCACTGATACCACCCGTCGTCATGCCCGCGAGCTTTTAGAGCAGCGCTAAGCTAGCTAAGCTTTTGATGGCGCTTGAAATATTTCTTGCCACAACTGCAACACACACTCTCTTGCAGCCTCCAACCGAGGCTCTTGATTCAATTGAATACGGGTTTTCTCGGCGCCATCTAAACGCAGACGATGCTGATCAGACCTCAGCAGTCGATAAGCATCACCTGTAGATTGCGCGATCTTGTTTTCGATTAAGCCCACGTCACCTGCAATGCGAAGTAAAGCGATATTGCCAAGATTGGCAATTAATTGGGGGTATTGATGAGCATAAGCTAAGACCAAGAACTGTACGATAAATTCAATATCAACCATGCCACCGGCATCATGCTTTAAATCAAAGTCAATTGTTGGATTGGGATGCCCCTCATGAACTTTACGGCGCATTTCTAAAATTTCAGAGCGCAAATGATCAATATTGCGTTTCTGAGTGAGCACTTCAGATCGAACAGCATCAAATTCATTTCCAACTTCTGCGTTGCCTGCAGAAAAACGGGCGCGGGTTAGTGCTTGATGTTCCCAAACCCAGGCTGCATTATCACCCTCCCGTAATTGATACTTTCGAAATGCTTGAACATTGGTCACCAAGAATCCGGCAGAGCCATTAGGTCGAAGTCGCGTGTCAATTTCAAAAAGGCTACCAGTAGATGTAAACGCAGTTAACCAATTGATCATGCGCTTTGCTAAAAGAGCATATATTTCTTGTGCAGCACAATCACTCTCATCGGATTGATATAAAAACACGAGATCTAAATCTGAGGCATAACCTAACTCCTTCCCACCTAATTTCCCATAAGAAATCACCGCGAAGGGTGGCAATACATCCTCAGCCAAACCAAACTTGTCTGCCACACTCGGCCAAACCCGCTCAAATGTGGCTTGTAAGATTAAATCTGCTAGCGCAGATAGATGGTCACTCACCTTTTCAACTGGCAAAGCTTGCTCTACGCCGATTCCCAAGTCAGCCAACAGAGTAATAAAGGTCTCCGTATGATGGGTAATGCGCAAAATGTCCATTGCCTGTTCAGAGGCATCACTGTCAGCAGCGACATCATCTAGACGCACATTGAGATTGTCTTTTACCTCACGCCAATATTGCACAGGATCATCAATCAATGCGCGCTCGGTATGCGAGTTCAGCAAGTAATCTAGTAGGTGTGGATGAAGCGCCAAATACCGAGCCCCCCACTGTGATGCCTTCAGTAAAGCCAAGACATTAAATAAGGCCTTAGGATACTCAGATAAGATAGATAGATATGCGCTACGCCTTGCTATTGCTTCTAGCAAATCAAAAAAGCGTAGCAAGGTTTGATCTGCCAGTTTGAGATGACCTTCATCTGCAAGCAAAATTTCAGCGGCACTACGAACCAGACTATCCAAAATTAAACGACTCTTTTCTGGCAAAAGCTTTGCTTTAGGTCCATCATTCCAAGTCTTCCAACGAATCGATGTCTGCGGAAAAACTGCTTCACTCAATTCCCAGCTGTGATCCAAAGGTGCAAGATCTAGGCGACTCTCGTCATCAAGTAAGAACGCTTTTTTAAATAAACGCGCGACATTTTGCTGATGCAGATCTAGCACCACAAGAAATTGAGCCTCATCTTGAAAACCCATGGCATCTGCCAGTCGCTCCCTGGCAGTAATCTCATCAGGTAAATAATGAGTTTGTTGATCATCCCAGACCTGTATACGATGCTCTAAACGCCTTAAGAAAACATAGGCGTCCTGTAACTCTTTTATCTCATTAGCCGGCATGATGCCTAACTGTCCGATCAGACTTAAAACCTGCAAGGTAGGGCGGACTCTAAATCGGGGATCTGTGCCTCCACGCATCAGCTGAAACATTTGCGCCAAAAATTCAATTTCGCGAATACCGCCACGCCCCAACTTAATGTCGTGGGAACGGCCCTGATGATTTGCTGATCGCCTCTGAGCCTCACGCTGAATTTGTGCATGCAAGTCACGAATCGAGGCAATGACGCCATAATCTAAATGCCTGCGATACACAAATGGGCGTATTAGTTGATCTAAAGACTTTTCGCAATGGGCGTAGTCTGGTGAACCGGGCATTGGGGCTATCAGCCTACCCTTAATCCAGGCATAACGCTCCCATTCTCTGCCCTGCACCAATAAGTATTCTTCAAGCATATCTAGACTACATACCAAAGGGCCCGAATCACCATTAGGTCGCAAACGCATGTCTACACGAAATACAAATCCGTTGGCATCATGCTCAGCCAGCAATTTAATTAAACGCTGCCCCATGCTAGTGAACCACTCATGATTGGATAGACTTTTCGGGCCTCCCTGAGTTTCTCCCTCGTGCTCGTATAAAAATATTAAATCGATATCTGAAGATAAATTGAGCTCAAAACCACCTAGCTTTCCCATGCCCACAACCATCAACGGCATTTCTGCATTAGTTGACTGACTCCATGGCACACCAAAACGAGACTGGAGATCTGCCCGGATAAAATTGATTGCGCTAGAAGTTGCTAATTGCGCAAACTGGCTCAGACTTTGTGTGACCTCATCTAGGTCAGCCATGCCATTCAGATCACGAAAGGCTATCCAGAGCATGAGGCGCTGCCGAGCCAATCTCAGCTGCGCCATAAACTGGGCTTCATCCCCCTCAACCCCATAGTCAGCAGCACAGTCTGCCAACAGACATTCAATCGCTTTTAAGTCTATCTTTTCATGGCCATGGGCACGTAGCCAATCCAACCACCCAGGTTTGGCGCTTAGCCAGCGCCTCGCATAATTAGAATGGCGCTTTAAATAGTCAATTTGGTTTAAGAAGACGTCCATACCCTCATCTTAATCCTGCCCACAATTCGAGTTACAGAAGCTTGGCGGCTAGATTGAGCCTGACGGATAATAGAGGCCATGCTGCAGAACATTATCCCGCCTCGCCTAAAGAGCGTGTTTACAAAACGTCCTCCGGGTTCAGGTTTGACTTGGCGTAAACGCGTACTGATTTTGCTTGGTCTTGTTTTAGCAATCTTCGTTCTGGGCCACTTTGGAGTGAAATACCTACTCTGGCCCCAAATTGAAAAATCCAAAGCGTCTGTAGAAAAACTTCTTAGCGCTCGCATTGGCGCCGATGTCAGTATGGATGACTTGCAAGTTTCTTGGACCGGAATACGCCCTGCCTTTGAGATTGATGGATTGCGTCTTCATAAAACCGAACAAACAAAGCCATTACTACAGATCGAAAAAATTCGCGGCGAGCTAAGCTGGAAATCTTTTTATCACTTGGCGCCTTATTTTCATGAGATTTATTTTGAGGGCGCACAAATTTATGCGCAGCGAAATAGCAAGGGTCTCATCACAATCGCCGGCATTCCAGTAGCGCAAAATTCTGATGATCACTCTGCTGAAAATTGGCTCTTTGATCAAAATATAATCGAAGTTAGTAATGCCACATTATTTTGGGATGATCAGAAAAATAAAAAACCCATTACTTCTGTTGAGGTCTTAAAGCTATCTTTAAGCAATGGAATTCGCAGACATAAGGGATCCGTTTCTGCAACAACTCCCTGGACAAAAGGGCCGACCGAAGTCTCTATCAATTTTGCTCCACGATTAGGTGGCCAAGCAGGTAATTGGCGCGATTGGATTGGCAACATCAGCTGGAACCTAAGCGACTTAGACCTTAAACAAATTTCTAAAGAATTTCAGCTCGGGCTAAATACACTTGAGGGCACTCTTAGCACCAAAGGCACACTCAAGATTGATAATGCACAACCTGATGGTGGCGAATTTTATGTTGCAGCCGACAACCTCGTCATTCAGCATTCCAAATCTGAGGACGCCATTGCGCTTGGCAGGCTAGAGACGAATCTGAGCCAAGAAACAAATGATGGCTTAATCTCCATCTCTACCAAATCATTTGCCTGGCGCGACATGGGCAGCTCAAAATCTGCGCCCCTTGAGAATCTCAGTCCAATGACTTTTCGCTGGAAACCCCCAGGAGAGGATGGAGAGATAAAAGAATTTGGTTTCTCATCGCCAAAGATTTCTGTAGAGGATGTAGTCCTTTTTGCAGCCAACCTACCACTTTCCAAAAAAGTACATCAATGGATCAAAGACTCGCATGCTGAGGGTGATCTTGAAGATTTAGATATCCATTGGTCAGAAAGCAAGTCACACCTATCGGCACTAAAAATTTCTAGCGGACTATTTGGCTCTAACAAGCTTGATTTTTCTGTCAATGCAAAGTTGATTAATTTGAGCTTTGTTGGCGTCAATAAAGCGATGCCTTCAGTTTTTAACCTATCTGGCTACATTACGAGCACACAAAACGAAGGAAGTTTTTCGCTCAACTCCAAAAATATTGGTGTTGAAATCTTTGATTTACTCGAAGAGCCCAAAATCCAATTAGATACCGCAAGTGGCCAAATTCAGTGGGCCAAGCAGCGTGGCAACTGGGTTATCAGCACCAAGAAGCTTGCCTTAAGCAATCCCGAGATTACAACTAACCTAGCCATCAACTACATCATTGGCAATGAGAAAGATCCAGATTTCATGACACTGGATATGAGCTTTGATCAAGCTAAGCTCAAAACTGCACATAAATATTTACCAGTGGGAATGGGGAAAGAGGCTCGACTCTATTTAAGCAAAGCATTTGATGCTGGCCAGATTCAAAATGGAGGACTCCATATCAAAGGAAATCCCAATCAAGTTCCATTTGCCAAGGCAAGTTTAGGAGAGTTCACGCTTAACTTGCCAGTGGTGGGAGCAAGCTTTAGCCCCGTACCACTGCTCCCAAAAAATCAAGGCACTTGGTCGACATTTAGCAACGTCAACGGCAATGTGGTGATGAATAATGCGAACCTCACCGTCGATATTAATAAGGCCAGTTTCAAGGAGATTGCTCTGAGCAATTTTCATGCAGAAATTCCAAGCGTGAGTGCAAATCAACCCTGGTTAACTGTCAGCGGTAACGCTCAGGGTCAAGCAATACAAATGCTGGAATATTTCTTTGTATCCCCGGTCGGATTAAAACAAGGCAATCTAGAGAAGAATCTTCGTGTGAGTGGCCCAGTTGATCTCAATCTGGGTTTAAAGACTCCCTTATCTGGATCGGCTGATACTAACGTCGATATAAAACTAACCCTACCGGGCAACAAAGCTCAATGGGCAAGTCTGCCGCCATTTGAAAATCTCAAGGGAAAAATTCGGATTACAGAAACAAATCCGGAGTTTGAAAATATCTCTGCAGATTTTCTGGGTGGCTTAATTAGAGTCACCAGCACTAATCAAGAGGGTAGTAACCAAAACTTTAATATCGCTGGTGATGTTCAGGCCAACTTCTTGAAGCAGTATTTTTCTGGCACCTTAAACCCCAAAATTAGTCGCATCCTAAGCTCAATGAGCGGATCCCTTGAATATGCTGGCAACATTAACTTTAATAAATTAGGTAGCGAACTCAATCTCAAATTTGACCTAAAGAATTGGGCTAGCTCAGCGCCAATGCCAGTCAAAAAACTGGCTGGCTCATCGATGTCTGGTCAATTTAATCTCAAGTCTTTCCCTAATAATAAGTCCAATCCAAATCGCTTGGTCTGGTCAGGAAAAATTGGTGAGATCTATGCGATCCAAGGGGTTTTGACCAATAATGATGAAATTCGAAATAGCTTAGGAATCGGTGGGGTGACCAATTTGCCGGCACTAGGATTGAATTTCAATCTAGTGAGCAATGAATTGAATCTTGACGCATGGTTAGATTTTTTTGGCCAGCAGAAGACTGTCCGCTCTAAAGAGGTAGAACAGGATTTGAATAATGTACAAGTCACAGCTCAAGTCAAAAAACTCATTGCACTTGATCGCACTTGGCAAGATCTCAACTTAGTTGCTAACAGCAAAAAAAATGCATGGGATCTGCGTCTGACTTCCCCGCAGGTTGCTGGACAGATTCAGTTACAAGAACCTAATCAAAATCAGACCAGCGCACTAGTCACCGGTCGTCTATCCAGACTCAAGATTCCAGATACAAACCCCAGTCCCGCAAACAAAGCGAATGAGGTCAGTAAAGCCGCCTCTTTCAATATCAACTCAATTCCTGGTTTTGATTTAATGATTGACGATTTCTCATGGTCAAAAGCCCAGCTTGGCCAACTCAAAATCAAAACCAGGGCAGTTGGTAACGTTCTCAAAATTGATTCAATCCAGACCAGTAACCCTCAAGGCACGACCATAATTAGTGGTCAATGGATAGGTAGCGCTAAAAATACATCGGATCACAGCACTATTAATATTGATATGAATATTAAAGATGCCGGTCAAATTATTGCCCGCTGGAGCTCTCAGAAATCTGTGGAAGGCGGTCAAGGCAAGTTGACCGCGAATGTGGAGTGGGACGGGGCACCCTATGACCCTAAATATGACACACTCTCTGGCAAGCTGAATTTGAATCTCGAAAATGGTCGCTTGCTGGAGGTGAACTCTAGCGGGGCTAAGATTTTGGACGTTCTTAGTTTGCAAAGCTTATTTAGATTTGCCACCCTAGATCTTCAAGGAAACCTTGGAAATATTGTGACGAAGGGCACACCCTTTAATTCTGTTAATACTAATTTTGAAATTTCCAATGGTATTGCCCAAACCAAACAATTCAATATGAATTTAGATCAGGCACGCGTGGCAATGAGTGGGCAGATCAACATTCCCAAACAAACCCAAGATTTACGCATCACTATCTTCCCAACCATTGATGCAACTGCTGGTTCATTGGCAGCCTTTGCGATCAATCCAATTGTGGGATTGGGTGCACTGGTCGGACAATATCTCATCACCAATCAAATCAACCGAAATCTCCAAGCTGACTATTTGGTCCAGGGCTCTTGGGGAAATCCGGAAGTTATTCCACTTGACCAAAAGGGACAGCCGGTAGATGCTAAAACCTTAGATAGCATTAGAAGTAAAGGCCTCTTGAAGGAACAGACCAAACCTGGTTCAAGCACTAGCCCTAGTTCGAGCCCTAGCAGCAATACAAGCACCATCAATAAAACTCTAATTTGATTACTTATGAATGCTAAATCACCATTGGCAGAAATGAAAATCGCTTCAGTTCAAATGGTTTCCACTCCAAGTTTGGAGGAAAACCTCGCTACTGCTGGAAAATTAATTGCAGCAGCTACAAAAGATGGCGCCCAGATGGCAGTACTTCCAGAGTATTTTTGCTTAATGGGACTCAAAGATACCGACAAGGTG
This genomic interval from Polynucleobacter necessarius contains the following:
- the glnE gene encoding bifunctional [glutamate--ammonia ligase]-adenylyl-L-tyrosine phosphorylase/[glutamate--ammonia-ligase] adenylyltransferase, whose translation is MDVFLNQIDYLKRHSNYARRWLSAKPGWLDWLRAHGHEKIDLKAIECLLADCAADYGVEGDEAQFMAQLRLARQRLMLWIAFRDLNGMADLDEVTQSLSQFAQLATSSAINFIRADLQSRFGVPWSQSTNAEMPLMVVGMGKLGGFELNLSSDIDLIFLYEHEGETQGGPKSLSNHEWFTSMGQRLIKLLAEHDANGFVFRVDMRLRPNGDSGPLVCSLDMLEEYLLVQGREWERYAWIKGRLIAPMPGSPDYAHCEKSLDQLIRPFVYRRHLDYGVIASIRDLHAQIQREAQRRSANHQGRSHDIKLGRGGIREIEFLAQMFQLMRGGTDPRFRVRPTLQVLSLIGQLGIMPANEIKELQDAYVFLRRLEHRIQVWDDQQTHYLPDEITARERLADAMGFQDEAQFLVVLDLHQQNVARLFKKAFLLDDESRLDLAPLDHSWELSEAVFPQTSIRWKTWNDGPKAKLLPEKSRLILDSLVRSAAEILLADEGHLKLADQTLLRFFDLLEAIARRSAYLSILSEYPKALFNVLALLKASQWGARYLALHPHLLDYLLNSHTERALIDDPVQYWREVKDNLNVRLDDVAADSDASEQAMDILRITHHTETFITLLADLGIGVEQALPVEKVSDHLSALADLILQATFERVWPSVADKFGLAEDVLPPFAVISYGKLGGKELGYASDLDLVFLYQSDESDCAAQEIYALLAKRMINWLTAFTSTGSLFEIDTRLRPNGSAGFLVTNVQAFRKYQLREGDNAAWVWEHQALTRARFSAGNAEVGNEFDAVRSEVLTQKRNIDHLRSEILEMRRKVHEGHPNPTIDFDLKHDAGGMVDIEFIVQFLVLAYAHQYPQLIANLGNIALLRIAGDVGLIENKIAQSTGDAYRLLRSDQHRLRLDGAEKTRIQLNQEPRLEAARECVLQLWQEIFQAPSKA
- a CDS encoding YhdP family protein: MFTKRPPGSGLTWRKRVLILLGLVLAIFVLGHFGVKYLLWPQIEKSKASVEKLLSARIGADVSMDDLQVSWTGIRPAFEIDGLRLHKTEQTKPLLQIEKIRGELSWKSFYHLAPYFHEIYFEGAQIYAQRNSKGLITIAGIPVAQNSDDHSAENWLFDQNIIEVSNATLFWDDQKNKKPITSVEVLKLSLSNGIRRHKGSVSATTPWTKGPTEVSINFAPRLGGQAGNWRDWIGNISWNLSDLDLKQISKEFQLGLNTLEGTLSTKGTLKIDNAQPDGGEFYVAADNLVIQHSKSEDAIALGRLETNLSQETNDGLISISTKSFAWRDMGSSKSAPLENLSPMTFRWKPPGEDGEIKEFGFSSPKISVEDVVLFAANLPLSKKVHQWIKDSHAEGDLEDLDIHWSESKSHLSALKISSGLFGSNKLDFSVNAKLINLSFVGVNKAMPSVFNLSGYITSTQNEGSFSLNSKNIGVEIFDLLEEPKIQLDTASGQIQWAKQRGNWVISTKKLALSNPEITTNLAINYIIGNEKDPDFMTLDMSFDQAKLKTAHKYLPVGMGKEARLYLSKAFDAGQIQNGGLHIKGNPNQVPFAKASLGEFTLNLPVVGASFSPVPLLPKNQGTWSTFSNVNGNVVMNNANLTVDINKASFKEIALSNFHAEIPSVSANQPWLTVSGNAQGQAIQMLEYFFVSPVGLKQGNLEKNLRVSGPVDLNLGLKTPLSGSADTNVDIKLTLPGNKAQWASLPPFENLKGKIRITETNPEFENISADFLGGLIRVTSTNQEGSNQNFNIAGDVQANFLKQYFSGTLNPKISRILSSMSGSLEYAGNINFNKLGSELNLKFDLKNWASSAPMPVKKLAGSSMSGQFNLKSFPNNKSNPNRLVWSGKIGEIYAIQGVLTNNDEIRNSLGIGGVTNLPALGLNFNLVSNELNLDAWLDFFGQQKTVRSKEVEQDLNNVQVTAQVKKLIALDRTWQDLNLVANSKKNAWDLRLTSPQVAGQIQLQEPNQNQTSALVTGRLSRLKIPDTNPSPANKANEVSKAASFNINSIPGFDLMIDDFSWSKAQLGQLKIKTRAVGNVLKIDSIQTSNPQGTTIISGQWIGSAKNTSDHSTINIDMNIKDAGQIIARWSSQKSVEGGQGKLTANVEWDGAPYDPKYDTLSGKLNLNLENGRLLEVNSSGAKILDVLSLQSLFRFATLDLQGNLGNIVTKGTPFNSVNTNFEISNGIAQTKQFNMNLDQARVAMSGQINIPKQTQDLRITIFPTIDATAGSLAAFAINPIVGLGALVGQYLITNQINRNLQADYLVQGSWGNPEVIPLDQKGQPVDAKTLDSIRSKGLLKEQTKPGSSTSPSSSPSSNTSTINKTLI